The genomic region CTTTTAGTACTTTAACAGTTGATGAATAAATCAGAAGTTTTTCCCGTTAAATAAAATACGCACCTGGGTGGAATAAATGTGTTATTTACCAGCTAATGTGGCTAACTTAGCACATTTACATGTGGGATAGGGAATATGGAGATTTTAGTTTTTTGAGTCCCTCTTTCACTAACATCTATCTCATAGATTTCTCAAAAAAGACATCTATCTCATGGAGAGGCTACAAAAGTTCTTTTTTATAAGATAATCATTTGATTGATTAATTCTTCAAATGAGCATTTGATGTTCGCTCCATCATATGAGCCAACTCCCATGCACAATTGTCTGAGGGATCTGTGTAGAGGAGAGCGAGATTGGCAAGCAGCTCGACAGCCGGAAAACAAGCCACCTTGTGGGTTCCCTGAGACTAGTGCTCGTGGGGTGTCAAAAAAATGTGTTGGCACCTCTACTCTATTCGCTATGCGATGGCAGCAGTGCATGTTTGTATGAGGAGTTTGATCACAAAGCAAGCGAAAGCCGGGGCACGAGAACAATGTGTCTAGGGAAGGCCATTCGCTCACTAACGGTGTAAGGGCGAGTGGTCGCACGTTACCCGTTCCATGAAGAAATGGCACGGTTTCCAGGATGTCGCCATCCTTTTTCTTCGGCAAACATGTTTTAAAAAAGTACTCCAGAACAATTTCATTTTCATGTAACAAAACATCACGCATTTTACAATGCATCTAGTAATAACAAGATGTTGGTGGTCCTTTCTTTAGCCAGGGGCAAACGAAGAAATAAGAAAAATTTAGTCACCGAAATTGTAAAAGGATTTATTACATTTTGAGCCGGCCGAAGTGCCAACATAATTTAACCATCATTTTGTATGCCATTTTAAATCCACTCCAAAACAATTTAATTTTCGTTTTGATGACGATGTTAATCTAGAATAGAACGTTTGTGATTAGGGCATCTACAACGTTGGACGCTTAGACGGGCGCCCGGATGGATTTCCGATCGATTTCCCAGCCGATGAGTAGTTAGCCCATCAAATCCCAGCTTCAAGTGTGGCATCGGTGCAAAGGTTTGCACCAGACGCTGGGTCTCTTTTCTTCGCTCCGCAAGGCGTCCGTGGTTGTAATTAGCGTTGGAAGTTAGCGCTTAGCGTTGGGAGGGTAGGGCGCTTAGGTCTTTTCTGTTTTCTGGTAATTTTTTTCTTCCTAAGCGCCTCTTGAAGCGTCCTGCATTGAACATGCTCTTAGCGGCCAGACCGTTGACAAGATCATAGAGGATTATCTAACATGCATGCATTTGTATCTTACTGCCGTGGGTGGTGTTGCTCTTGTAGTGCTTGGGATgatgttgctgcgctcagcgcttaTGTATCTTGttttgggtgtgtgcgtgtgttgtggtgaCGTGGATTTGTACCGGGATATTGTTGGTcgatgctttatatataaaacggggcgaaagcctttttttggtaacatgcatgcatgcatatcttAGTAATTTGTTTGATTAATTAATCAACTCCATGACATGGCAACCATCCCTTTCGACCAGCTAATGAGTTGACGAGGAAGTCTTTacccaaataataataataataataataataataataattctcTTCGGTTTGATCACGCATGTCTCATCAAAAGTCACTTTCTCTCACTCTTTCAGCTATCCAGATCTTCCTCCTACCACTAATCTTCCCACTTTCTTTATGAGAAAAACGAGGATCTTCCTACACGACGACAACTCATGGGTTTAGTTGTACCACACATCTCCATGCTAACAGCCAGGTTTAAGAacaatatataaaaaatgtgcaatGTTTATTTATTCattattttcaaattcaaatatttttatGAATGTGTAGCATATTATTTAAACAGACTCAGCAAGAGAAGACCGAGGCCATTAAGAATACATATTCAGCCATATGCACCTGTTCTTTCAATATTCTGAAGCTGTGGCCAGCACGGGCCAACATTTGTTCAGATGACAATGTCAAAAATTTCTCAATCATATCTTCAGCCCTGTTCAGACTACGAAGGCAGCAGCGAGGAACATACATACACGCACATACACGCGAAGTTTCATCAAAGAAGAAATGGGAAAAGAATATAAATGTGCATTTTTTTAAACATGACTAAGATCTATTATAAAAGTAGATCATCAGAAGTACAAAGTACCCCACACATAATTAAGATTACATCGAGGTCCTTGGACCATCGAACTACCACTATCTTGACGCTCGGAAAGGCGCACGTCCACACCAGGACCTACTTCAAGACCCTCATGTTGCACCAGTCTTCTGATGCAAACTGAAGCAAGCAGGGTCGCCTGTTCACACGATAGTCTTTCAACTCATCGACCACATATGCTCGAGTTTAGGTCATACCGCGAGACAGTGAGGACCATATTGATGCTACACCACAGTACGTCGGTATTACAGTTCAGCTCTATTCGGCTAGTTGCAACAGGCAAAGTACAGTTGATTTCCAGTCAAGCACATGCTCCGACTATGTCACCTGAATTTCAGAAGAAAGCATGATGGAAATAAGCATGCGATCTCACTGTCAGAGCTATGTCATCTCACTGACATCATGAAATAGTTATTTcttttaagtactccctccgttttataatGTAGTGCTTATAGATTTTCTgagaagtcaaactttgcaaactttgaccaagtttgtagagaaaaatatttatatctacaatagcaaaaatatataatgtgaaactacatcttatgatgaatctagtgatatatgtttcacactctagatgtaaatatttttctccacaaacttggtcaaagtttgtgaggtttgactttaaaaaaaatctataggcactatattatggaacagagggagtactaattaacAAAATATTAAAATTAATAATGGTGGTGGTTGCCTGTTGCCTCTGCATTCGTTCGGTTCATCTAGTCGTGTTATCTTGTCCTCTACTTAAAAGCAAAGTAGGAGGAGCACATGTGAAAGACGGACAGGTGGGCCAGGCTGTGTATGTAGGGTGCCCATCATGTACTTGCTTTCTGTTAGCCAAAAAAAAGTACTTGCTTCCGGGCAACAACAATCAATCTCTGCCTCACATGGTACACGATCTTCTCCTCTCTCATTATCCATAGTCAACCCGCAATTCATTTCTACTTTGACAACAGCCATTTGATTAATATTGGATTGAGCTTTGGGCTGTTTGCGTGTTTCGTTGGGGAATAAACAGTGGCAAAATGCTTTTGGGGTTGTGCCCACATTAATTAATTGGATGATTAATTATCATGCTCACcagtaagactagccacaatgggagtaacttcagcagtaacatcgagtccaactcagcaaatttgcttatatggcagtgagttaatgaggagagaggtagttatagtaacttagctagttactataacatcacatgtcccaatgcaatataagtctataacctaataaatgaagttttgcatgttaccacacttatattACTactcactatgaaggtagtaacatagtctagggatatgtgtatgttactcacCCTTGTGGCTAGTCTAATATTGGTTAATTAATTATTACACTTGGTCAGTCAAGCGTGTTCACACGGGCACCACACACATCAACACATAATTAATAGTATGAAGGTGGGATTGCTGGTAAACACACATAATTAATATGCGCCTAGGTGGGCCGCCTCCCGGCATGCAATTGCCGGACTGCCTcgtctcctgtggccttagggTCATGGAGACCCAATGGATCCTGGTTCTTGCTAGCGGGAATGCTCCATTTTTAGGTGTTTCTTTGAGTTTTGATAAGCTTTGTGTCCTTCAACAAGACGAGGTGAAGACGGTTACCTTATGATGGAATAAGATTCTTCTCACTTAGCCCATGTTCCCACCATGCTTCTAGCGTGGTCGGAGTGCGTGTGGAGGTTTGTGTCGGCGGATCTTACGGGATTCAGTCGGTGTTTGCCTTCAGTGGATCTGATCTTCTTTCGTCTATGTTTGTTTGTTTATAGGTTGGATCCTTTCGACCTACGATTCTCTTCATCAGCGGTgattgttgttctggtgcgttggtcctcTGGGGCCTTAGCAGAACGACTTCTCAATtttctactacaacaaggtttgcccgactcctTTTGATGGAGGGACGATGATGGCACAACACACATTCAACTCTCTtgcttgtagtcgtcgttaggtgaTCTAAGATCCGTACATATTACTTTACTTATGATGTTTCTATACTACCTTAACAATTGATGAATAGTCAGGAGAAATTCCACACACAAAATACGCACCTCTCTGGAATAAATGTGTTACTAATAACTAATGTGGCTAACTTAGCACGTTTACATGTGGGAAAGGGAATATCgagatttttttttccttttgaatccCTCTTTCACTAACCTCTATCGAGATTTTATTATTAACTCTAATTTTGTATGCCATTTTAAATCTACTCCAAAACAATTTTATTGTTGTTTTGATGACGATGTTAATTTAGAGTAGAACATTTGTGATTAGCAGCCAGCCCGTTGATAAAATCTTAGAGGGAGATGCCGGATCTAATAAACAACGGTAACAATAGAATGAtctaacatgcatgcatgcatatttttgaATGATTAGTACTCCGACTGTTTCTAAAAGTCTTTATAGAGACTTTACTATGAACTATGTATGAagtaaaatgagtaaatctacactctaaaatgcatctatatagcgaaccaacctgtggttggatggttagagggactgtggtatccccaacccaccaaggttcaaatcctgatgctcgcatttaatCCTggattatttcaggatttccggcgatgcacattcagtggaaggagacgttcccgtcggcGACGAGGTGGCTATGATGACTTCGTAAACTTCAAGGGTGaatgtatgcacgtgtatatgagcgcttgcgtctatactGTGTTCAATAAAAATGCAAACGTTAACTATAATAATAATTCTCTTTGGTTAGATCATGCATGTCTCACCAAAGGTCACTTTCTCCCACTCTTTCAGCTATCCTCCTcctaataataataacaacaataataataataatcttcCCAATTTCTTTATGAGAAAATCGAACATCTTCCTACACGACGACAACCCACGGGTTTAGTTGTACCGCACACCTCCATGCTAACAGCCAGGTTTAAGAACACATATGAAAATAATCAAATGTCGATTATTTAGGTTTTTTTCTTCAAATTCAAATACTAATACGAATGTGTAGCATATTATTTAAACAGAATCGGCAAGAGAAGACCGAGGCCATTAAGAATATATATTCAGCCTTATGTACCTGTTCCTCCAATATTCTGAAGCTGTGGTCAGCATGGGCCTACGTTTGTTCAGATGATAATGTCAAAATTTTATCAACCATATCTTCAGCTCTGTTCAGACTACGAGACAGAGAGGAACATACATACATGGGTAGTTTCAGGAAGGGAAAAAtatgtaaaaagaaaaaaaatgtacaCTACAAGTACAAAAAGCACACCCAACATAACTAAAAATTATATCGAGGACTCTAGACCATCAAGTAGCCACTGCCGCCACTAGAATTGACCGCCAAAGCACCGTTGTTGCCGCCACATACCGGAGCGGAGCTGACATGACCTTGTTAGTCATATTCGTCACCTTTGAACCCTTGAATTGATCTGACAAACATGGCACTAAAACTCACCGTCGCGTTCACTCGACGAGGCATCCGAACCTCGACGCCTCGAGGAGCTGACAGGAATCTACGTAGGAGCTCCGTCTAGTCCGTTCCAATGGACAACTTGAGAAGGATGGGAGCCCGAAAAATCGACTCGAAGAAGAAGCACCGGCACCCATCCAAACGCCGCGCCTATGAGAAATAAAATCCTAACCTATTCTAGTCGGAGCCGAGGAACCAAGAGTCCCCTCCAGTCACCAGCCATCGGAGTGGCAAGCAGAGGGAAGGCGAATCCACAGGCTCACCAACGAAGATCGAAGGGTGGGAGGCTCTGCCGCAGTCGCCATGCGAGAGGGAAAAGAAAGGTCATGGTAGATCGGTTCTACAAAAAATGTATGTTATCCTCATTGCCGCCATGAATGACAAGGAACAAAATCGTTTAGTGAGAGACACACTGAACCCAAGTGGTTGATGGTTGTACTTGGTTGCCCTTGCATTCATCAAGACAACTTACTCTAGCATTATCCTGTCTGTCACGATCTTCACCTGAATCACGGAAAATGAGATGGATCCCTTGTGAGTCCTGGCCCGAACGGCCCAGCCCGACGCTGCCCCCGGGCCAGGCCTGGGCCTAGGTTTTGAGTTAGAAGGCCAGGCCGGGCCGGGCCCGTTGTTTTTGCGCTTTACTGAAGAGGCCCGGCCCAAGGCCCGACGGGCTTTTGTAGTGGCGGGCCAGGTTGGGcctgaaaagtaggcccgatggcTGGGCCGGGCTCGGGACTGAGTTTTCTACCTCAGGCTTGGTCAGGCTCGGCCCGGCTGTAGGTAGTTCCCAATCAATGCGCTTGGTCTCATCTCATCATCAGCAGTGTACTGTGCATCTCCCTCGATCACATGATAAACCACGGACGGACGATCCTCCCAAAGTCAAAGGCGCTCGCCTCGCACGCAGACATCTCCAACTCTGACAGCAACATTTTCCATCGATTGATCTCTTCAGCGGGACGACAATAATTTAATGGCGAGAagagaagaagcagaagcagccaCTTCCCCACGCAGTCTGGAGATTGACGCTCTGCCACCGCCAGTATAAAATCTCATCCCCATTCTTGGGGGCGGGGCAGAGTCGCTGAGGCAGGGGAGGAAGAAGGCCAAGAAACAGAGCAGCTTTCTTGGCCCTTGTCTAGCCCAGCCTAGCCTAGCTGCGGGGAAGGAAGGGGCccatggaggtggtggcggaggccgGCGCGCAGCAGCCGTGGGACCAGttcaaggaggaggtggagatcaTGGAGGAGGAACACCGCGGCGGCGCTGATGCGGTGGAGGAGCTGCTGACCAGGGAGATCCGGAGGAGGCTGGACCACTCCCACGGCCacggcaacggcaacggcaacGACGCCCACCATGCCAATGgcggagaagaagaagaccacagCAGTggcggagaagaggaagaagaagaccacgccaatggcggagaagaagaagagggcgatgCCAAtggcggagaagaagaagaggaggaggacgagatcAAGGTGGCTCCCGAGGAGGAGCACAGGAGTATCTTCTTGGATGTAGCCAAAGGTGAGAGCTTCTCCATCTGCTCTGCTCTCATCCCCTTCCTTCCAGGCAGCTCCACTCCTGTGTTCTGGGTGAACTGCTCCCCTGCTTGATTAATTTCTCCTCATGGGAGGAAGAACAAGATAAGGATGAACCAAATTTTTGATTAATTGATTGCTGTTCCCCATTTCCTCTTGCCTAATTTTTAGCCCGTTCCTCTTCCTTGCTGGATTTAGGGTAGGCTGCAGCTAATAGGCTCTGCTTCCAAACTTCTTTCAGATGAGATGATAAACTGAAAAATCATCCTGTTGCATTATAGGCTCTGCTTCCAAGTTCCAACTTCTTTTGTCCATTCTGGCTAGCAAGCAATAGTGTTTTGATGAAAAATATGGGCATATTGTTTCATTCTGTCCCCTCGGTTCTGACTGGGATGCAGTGGCTATATCATTGCCTTCAGTGTTAAAGGAATCAAACAAGAGGAAAAGGACACCAATAGCAGATTGGTATGTACTCTAAGGATCAGAGGAGGGCAGGGCACAGATAATGATACTAGATGGCAACACCCCCTGAAAAATCTTGGTTAGACTTGGCTACAGATCCCTCTCAGTCAAAATTAAATGGGAGCACATTGCTCCTAACCACAACCCTTAGGTGTACCCTTCAGGGGTAGATATGACTATGACTTTAGTCGGCACACAGCTGAGCACTCGGGTCAGGAACTAGATAGctcagttttcttttcttttaaaaaCCCAGTTTCTCTCCTCGTGGAAGTAAAACTAGCTCTGTATTGGTTTACTGAAGGATTGTAGAAGTATCAGCACGGCGACTGGATATATCGCTTGGGTAGTCCGTGTGGAGATGGTACCGTAGATCGTTTTCATATCGTTTCGCCGCCAAAATAGAATCGAATTCCAGGTTGTTTCTTCAGAAACGATCGTTTTCTGGATTATTCTCTGCAGGAAAGAACACCTGTTGCATTTCAGGCCCTACTTGCACCTTCTCTTCTGTCCATTTCTGGAAAACAATCTGGAATCCTCTTTAAACATAACCCATGTGTGCTGCAATCTTATTTCTGTTCCCTCAGTTTTACCTGGGGATAAGATGCAGTGATTATATTGCCTTCAGGAGATTTTCTTCTTCTTTGGAAACCAGAAGAAAAAGGACATAATACCTGACATGGGAAACACATGCCAACTTGCTATGTAAGGATCACATGGTCATGGTGGGTAGGGCACTGATGGTGATTGGTACCAACATCCCCTGCCTACCCACCCTTGCTTTGATTGGGTCACTTACACATCACTATCATCTAAACTAGCCCTCTCCCACTCAAAACTACCTAGGAAACATTTTGCTGACCACTACAAAAACAATGATAGGTATACCCTCTCAGCGCGGATTATGACAGTGACTCCTTGAGGCAAAAGTTTTTCTTACAAGTTACAAGTCATCATTGAGTTGTGAACTATAAGCCTCTGCTTTCTTCCATTAGACTTGGACACCAGTTCTCTCTTAATTTGTATAGTAAAATTAGCTTTCTATTGCTTCACTGAAGGGCTATGGAAGTGCCGGCACTGCGACTGGACGTACCGCTTGGTTACTCCATGCGAAAATGGTATCCTGAACCATCGGGGCTATCGCCACGAAATCGAATGGAATCCCAAATCGTTAGTTCAGAAAGAACCGTTTTACGGTTCGCTGAACAGAGGTCAGTATCAAGGCCCAACAGTATGGTGATAAGAGGAATTTAGGACAACAGCGATTAGCTTCAGTTTTAGCAAGCAGCGATTAGCTTCAGTCATATTTTTTTCAAAGTTCTTGCtgcacaaaataaaacaaaaagttGCTTCACAGCATTTGTATCAGTACTGATATTGCTTTTATTTTTTTGCAGTCCCTGATATCATTACTGAAGTAACTGCCAGTTATCATGTCACGGGAACGGTGCGATCTAGTGCTGAAAAGGAAGACACAAATGGGACTTTGACTCCGAAAGGCAAAGGGCTTATAGCACACGAGAATGGAAATGCTCAAGAAATTAATCATGGTCCAAGCAATGGCAAGTTAGAGAATGGATCACACTCAAATGGTTTTGATCAGGTCCCCAACGGCGCTAAACCTAAGATAGAATACATGTTTGAAATCAACAAGACTGAAATTTATCCAACTGAAGTTGACAAGGACGGACATGTCACCGAGGCTGAACCAAAGGTCGAAGAGTACGATCTCGAGAGGATTTTGGATCAGCAAGAAACGTATGACCTGTTCTGTCCCAACTGCACCTCGTGCATAACCCGGAGGGTCATCctgaagaagaggaaaaggacagTAAGAACAACACCCACCGATGAACAGTCAAAGAGACCGTATATCGAAGGACAGTTGCCTCCTCTTCCTTTACCTGATAGGGTTGAGGAAGAATCACCCGACGTATTCAGATGTTTGTCATGCTTCTCGTTCTTCATTCCAACAGGTATCTGTAACATTCCTAGTCAGTTTTATTGCTTTAATATTTTGTTGCAATAGGGAGTAGCTTAACTTTTGTTCTTGTCACCAGGATGCAGTTTTAACATATTCCGTATATTTCGGAGGAGGGATGTGGACGGACAACCGGATGTTCTTCCTCCTCCAGCATCAGATGACACGCCTCCCCGGTCTGAAAATTGCACAAGCTGGCTTTTGTCTTGTTTTCAGCCAGGAGATAACCCAAACCAACCTGCTCCTGCTGCAGGTATGTAACTGTATATGTTCTCCTGACAAACTTGTAATAACATATATGTATTGTTATTAATTATCCTGCAGTAGATGTTCTACTTCATTAGCTGAACAGTTCAGCATATTGCAGAACCAGCGATGGTGCCACTGCTGTCCGATACACAGAGCTCCAACAATACAACCACAAGAAATGAATCTAGCACATCATATGTTCATGTTAGTCATGAGACAGTTTTGAAACCAGAGCATGCGGCAGTCGAATCACCTTCAAAGAACCAAGCTCCTGCAGGTGTGTAACTTATGTTCTCCTGATCAATTTACCTGCAATTGATGCTCTATTTTATCAGCTGAACAAGTTACAAAAAAGAAAACATGCATAATTATTAATCGTCTTGCAACACATGTTGTACGTCATCAGCTGAACAATTGAACGTATTGCAGATTCACCAAGGAGTCCACCGTTACCTGATATAGAGACACCCAGTGGTACAACCACAACGACAACTGAAACCAACGAATCATATGGCCAGCATAGTCATGTCACAGATGAGTTGATAGTCAAATCATCTTATCATACAACCACCACTACAGTCACATCAGAAACAGATACCACATCTTCTACAACCAACACAGGAGCATCATCTGAAACATCATACTCTACAGGTACTACCAGGGATCATATTCTTGCAGCATTTTCTTTCATGGATTAACATGTGGCTAGGAGTATATCAGTAAAACAAAAAGGCTGCAATGCATTTATTTGCAACTTAGTTAGGAAGCCCATAAAACAACTGTTTTGTTAGAAATAATGGCGAGGGCACCATATTCGATTGACATCTCTACTTGCAAATTCTGAAGATTTGTTGAAACCGTGTCAGTGGCCCCATGTCAAATGTAGAGACACAAAACATGCCAAAGAAGAGTCCATGTGAACTGCAGCATCACAATTAATATAGGAACCAGTATGTCAATGTGGACTTAGAGTAACAGAAACCAGAAATATTCCGCATGCAGG from Triticum aestivum cultivar Chinese Spring chromosome 4A, IWGSC CS RefSeq v2.1, whole genome shotgun sequence harbors:
- the LOC123088410 gene encoding membrane protein of ER body-like protein isoform X1 codes for the protein MEVVAEAGAQQPWDQFKEEVEIMEEEHRGGADAVEELLTREIRRRLDHSHGHGNGNGNDAHHANGGEEEDHSSGGEEEEEDHANGGEEEEGDANGGEEEEEEDEIKVAPEEEHRSIFLDVAKGLWKCRHCDWTYRLVTPCENGILNHRGYRHEIEWNPKSLVQKEPFYGSLNRVPDIITEVTASYHVTGTVRSSAEKEDTNGTLTPKGKGLIAHENGNAQEINHGPSNGKLENGSHSNGFDQVPNGAKPKIEYMFEINKTEIYPTEVDKDGHVTEAEPKVEEYDLERILDQQETYDLFCPNCTSCITRRVILKKRKRTVRTTPTDEQSKRPYIEGQLPPLPLPDRVEEESPDVFRCLSCFSFFIPTGCSFNIFRIFRRRDVDGQPDVLPPPASDDTPPRSENCTSWLLSCFQPGDNPNQPAPAAEPAMVPLLSDTQSSNNTTTRNESSTSYVHVSHETVLKPEHAAVESPSKNQAPADSPRSPPLPDIETPSGTTTTTTETNESYGQHSHVTDELIVKSSYHTTTTTVTSETDTTSSTTNTGASSETSYSTGTGEMPPLNPVGDAIVDATQHKDVHRTVTTTIENGFSTQHNSGVKVDGPNVTNIPRDNIPTLPNPQPANPDHVAVSVFGDVNQVAPRPQQRDDWDILKAIVYGGLVESITSLSVVSAAASSGAKTLDIIILGIANLIGGLPLIFHNVADLRDIRDVDGNDEQVGHYWLQLGRRSKARLHMVMALLSYMVFGLLPPVLYGLSFRESNDRENKMMAVAGASLACIALLALGKARVHTRTYFKTLVYYLAIAVSSSGLSYVAGVLITRLLVHYGIIEQGGSAAPAPPGLSSPFAYAAAGAESSAWASF
- the LOC123088410 gene encoding membrane protein of ER body-like protein isoform X2, which translates into the protein MEVVAEAGAQQPWDQFKEEVEIMEEEHRGGADAVEELLTREIRRRLDHSHGHGNGNGNDAHHANGGEEEDHSSGGEEEEEDHANGGEEEEGDANGGEEEEEEDEIKVAPEEEHRSIFLDVAKVPDIITEVTASYHVTGTVRSSAEKEDTNGTLTPKGKGLIAHENGNAQEINHGPSNGKLENGSHSNGFDQVPNGAKPKIEYMFEINKTEIYPTEVDKDGHVTEAEPKVEEYDLERILDQQETYDLFCPNCTSCITRRVILKKRKRTVRTTPTDEQSKRPYIEGQLPPLPLPDRVEEESPDVFRCLSCFSFFIPTGCSFNIFRIFRRRDVDGQPDVLPPPASDDTPPRSENCTSWLLSCFQPGDNPNQPAPAAEPAMVPLLSDTQSSNNTTTRNESSTSYVHVSHETVLKPEHAAVESPSKNQAPADSPRSPPLPDIETPSGTTTTTTETNESYGQHSHVTDELIVKSSYHTTTTTVTSETDTTSSTTNTGASSETSYSTGTGEMPPLNPVGDAIVDATQHKDVHRTVTTTIENGFSTQHNSGVKVDGPNVTNIPRDNIPTLPNPQPANPDHVAVSVFGDVNQVAPRPQQRDDWDILKAIVYGGLVESITSLSVVSAAASSGAKTLDIIILGIANLIGGLPLIFHNVADLRDIRDVDGNDEQVGHYWLQLGRRSKARLHMVMALLSYMVFGLLPPVLYGLSFRESNDRENKMMAVAGASLACIALLALGKARVHTRTYFKTLVYYLAIAVSSSGLSYVAGVLITRLLVHYGIIEQGGSAAPAPPGLSSPFAYAAAGAESSAWASF